In the Candidatus Cloacimonas acidaminovorans str. Evry genome, one interval contains:
- the rplC gene encoding 50S ribosomal protein L3, with amino-acid sequence MIGLIGKKIGMTQVFDSDGKVIPVTVIKAGPCKVICKRTEAENGYEAIQIGYEEIPARKVSKPLQGHFKKYNSPFYRYVREFRPSYGQHIESVQIGDELKADIFGENETVSVSANSKGRGFTGVMKRHNFGGFISSHGSHESFRGPGSIGQCAQPSRVFKGMKMAGQYGNTKVTVHHLKVIKVDPENNLIMVKGAVPGHRNSLVTIHKEQ; translated from the coding sequence ATGATTGGATTAATTGGTAAAAAAATAGGTATGACACAGGTGTTTGACAGCGATGGTAAAGTAATTCCTGTTACCGTTATTAAAGCTGGTCCCTGTAAAGTTATCTGCAAAAGAACCGAAGCTGAAAATGGCTATGAGGCAATCCAGATTGGTTATGAAGAAATTCCTGCCCGGAAAGTAAGTAAGCCATTGCAGGGTCACTTTAAAAAATACAACAGTCCTTTTTACCGTTATGTGCGTGAATTTCGTCCTTCTTACGGACAACATATTGAAAGTGTCCAAATTGGGGATGAACTGAAAGCAGATATTTTTGGAGAAAATGAAACGGTTTCTGTTTCTGCCAATTCCAAAGGACGCGGTTTTACGGGAGTGATGAAAAGGCATAATTTTGGTGGTTTTATCAGTTCTCATGGCAGTCATGAGTCCTTTCGGGGACCTGGTTCCATAGGTCAATGTGCTCAGCCCTCGCGTGTTTTTAAAGGAATGAAAATGGCTGGACAATATGGTAACACGAAAGTTACTGTGCATCATCTCAAGGTTATAAAAGTTGATCCTGAAAATAATTTAATAATGGTTAAAGGTGCTGTTCCCGGTCATCGTAATTCCTTAGTAACAATTCACAAGGAACAATAG
- the rpsJ gene encoding 30S ribosomal protein S10 gives MSKHDNRIRIKLKAYDHRLLDKSVAEIVKSTRNTGAKVVGPIPLPTDRTIYTILRSPHADKKSQDQFQMLVHKRLIDIVNPTQQTTNALKKLSLPAGVHVEIKANTRS, from the coding sequence GTGAGTAAACACGATAACCGAATCCGAATAAAATTGAAAGCTTATGATCATCGTCTTCTGGATAAGTCGGTAGCTGAAATCGTGAAATCCACTCGCAATACGGGAGCCAAAGTTGTCGGTCCTATTCCGTTACCTACAGATAGGACTATTTATACGATTTTGCGTAGTCCCCATGCCGATAAAAAGAGTCAAGATCAGTTTCAGATGCTGGTTCACAAGCGTTTAATTGATATTGTGAATCCTACTCAGCAAACCACTAATGCACTTAAGAAACTTAGCTTGCCTGCAGGTGTCCATGTGGAAATCAAAGCAAATACAAGGAGCTAA